One genomic region from Kineobactrum salinum encodes:
- a CDS encoding TonB-dependent receptor produces MIYTRKPVILQKRPLAAGVSALLGTLITTTMISGVQAQEARRGSSAAMLEEVVVTARKREEGSQDVPLAISALSADQLETLKIRDLTNLSVRLPNVAMDDVGTARGTANFSIRGLGVNSSIPGIDPTVGVIVDGVYVGLNQGIVFDTFDLESVEVLRGPQGTLFGRNVTGGAVLLNSKQPADEFELTLRAAVDQGPDGGPSSYLMGSVGGPVNDWLAARITAYYNDDEGFIENELNGEDLGEIEQIMLRPVVVLTPSDDLEFILRYEYSDISGHGPIGQSHTNGSGVPGTPVNFDRDEFEVSLDEPGFQESETNAFTAEMNWNVAFGEGTVTNIFGWRDYTSDGLGDIDSQPVWLFHAPSWLEYEQISNELRYNGLFAERYNVTTGIFYFESEVNYHERRDMAGVLTGGVMPLARFDGGGNLDTETWGVFVSVDYDLNERWTLSVGARYSEEDKDAEIASLSRNISSNLPIPLPTIPLAQSCNIVLRGDCAFDFVDSDSWNSFSPKLGFTYNLDDESRIYGHYSQGTRSGGYNMRNTSFDPADTPGPFDQETVDSFELGYKSSFGRGILNAAVFYNKIDDMQREINLPGPIGVIQLVRNTAEATIMGLEVDATYALTDSLVAIASVGVIDASYDEVLVDLNGDGVIDGADEDLDLPRAADLTWTVGLNHDLELGRWGFLASRISYSYRDDSAYTDNNLGFINDQKRVDAGLDFYSNDGHWVFSLYGRNLLDEVLHGNDTQLPDDIFGVPLGGTFAPMSKGRRIGVELTYNL; encoded by the coding sequence ATGATATACACGCGCAAACCAGTAATCCTGCAAAAACGCCCTTTGGCAGCCGGAGTTTCGGCGCTGCTGGGCACCCTGATAACCACCACCATGATCAGCGGCGTACAGGCCCAGGAGGCCCGGCGAGGCTCTTCCGCCGCGATGCTCGAAGAGGTGGTCGTCACCGCCCGCAAGCGAGAGGAGGGTTCCCAGGATGTCCCGCTGGCGATCTCCGCGCTCAGTGCGGACCAGCTGGAAACCCTGAAGATCCGCGACCTGACCAATCTGTCGGTACGACTGCCCAACGTTGCGATGGACGATGTGGGCACCGCCCGTGGCACCGCCAACTTTTCCATCCGTGGCCTCGGGGTGAACAGCTCCATCCCCGGCATTGACCCCACCGTGGGTGTGATCGTGGACGGCGTCTATGTAGGCCTGAATCAGGGCATCGTGTTCGATACCTTCGACCTGGAAAGCGTCGAAGTGCTGCGCGGGCCGCAGGGCACGCTGTTCGGCCGCAATGTCACCGGCGGTGCAGTACTGCTCAACAGCAAGCAACCAGCAGACGAGTTCGAATTGACCCTGCGGGCCGCGGTCGACCAGGGTCCCGACGGCGGCCCCAGCAGCTACCTGATGGGCAGCGTCGGCGGTCCCGTCAACGACTGGCTGGCTGCACGCATCACGGCGTACTACAACGACGACGAAGGCTTTATCGAGAACGAGCTCAACGGCGAGGACCTGGGTGAAATTGAACAAATCATGTTGCGCCCGGTGGTGGTGCTCACCCCGTCGGACGATCTGGAATTCATCCTGCGCTATGAATACAGCGATATCTCCGGCCATGGCCCGATTGGCCAGAGTCACACCAATGGTTCCGGCGTACCGGGGACTCCGGTCAATTTTGATCGCGATGAGTTTGAAGTCTCGCTCGACGAACCGGGCTTCCAGGAAAGTGAGACCAACGCCTTTACCGCCGAGATGAACTGGAACGTGGCCTTCGGCGAGGGCACAGTCACCAACATCTTCGGCTGGCGCGACTACACCTCGGACGGCCTGGGTGACATCGACTCCCAGCCTGTCTGGCTTTTCCACGCCCCCTCCTGGCTGGAATACGAGCAGATCAGCAACGAGTTGCGTTACAACGGCCTGTTCGCCGAACGCTACAACGTGACCACCGGCATTTTCTATTTCGAGAGTGAAGTCAACTACCACGAACGCAGGGACATGGCGGGCGTACTGACCGGCGGAGTCATGCCCCTCGCCCGTTTCGATGGCGGCGGCAATCTCGACACCGAAACCTGGGGCGTCTTCGTGTCAGTGGATTACGACCTCAATGAGCGCTGGACCCTGAGCGTGGGGGCCCGCTATTCCGAGGAGGACAAGGACGCCGAAATTGCTTCACTGAGCAGGAATATCTCAAGCAATTTACCGATACCACTGCCCACAATCCCGCTGGCGCAGTCCTGCAATATTGTGCTGCGGGGCGACTGCGCCTTCGATTTTGTGGATTCAGACAGCTGGAACAGCTTCTCACCCAAACTGGGCTTTACCTACAACCTGGATGACGAATCGCGTATCTACGGTCACTACAGCCAGGGCACCCGCTCTGGCGGCTACAACATGCGCAATACCTCATTCGACCCCGCCGACACTCCTGGACCCTTCGACCAGGAGACCGTGGACAGCTTCGAGCTGGGCTACAAGTCATCGTTCGGACGCGGCATCCTCAACGCAGCAGTCTTCTACAACAAAATCGACGACATGCAGCGCGAAATTAACCTGCCGGGCCCCATCGGGGTGATCCAGCTGGTGCGCAACACTGCCGAGGCCACGATCATGGGGCTGGAGGTGGACGCCACCTACGCCCTCACCGACAGCCTGGTCGCCATTGCCTCGGTGGGCGTGATCGACGCCAGCTACGACGAGGTGCTGGTGGACCTCAACGGTGACGGCGTCATCGATGGCGCCGACGAGGATCTGGATCTGCCGCGGGCGGCGGATCTCACCTGGACCGTGGGTCTGAACCACGACCTGGAACTGGGCCGCTGGGGCTTCCTAGCCTCGCGGATCAGCTATTCCTACCGCGATGACTCAGCCTATACCGACAACAATCTGGGTTTCATCAACGATCAGAAACGGGTCGATGCGGGCCTGGACTTCTACAGCAACGACGGTCACTGGGTATTCTCCCTGTATGGCCGCAACCTGCTGGATGAAGTATTGCATGGCAATGATACCCAGCTGCCGGACGACATATTCGGCGTACCGCTGGGTGGGACCTTCGCGCCAATGTCCAAAGGGCGGCGGATCGGGGTGGAGTTGACCTACAACCTGTAG
- a CDS encoding nitroreductase family protein, translating into MADILQFLQTRNSAPRLTGPAPTAAELAEMLRAALRAPDHGWLRPWRFITIRGERREDFGEVLERCLLRRDPGADTPAREKARQAPLRAPLLMVVVASLREHPKVPAQEQRLSAGCAAHGLLLAAESLGYAGVWRTGNAATDPYVTAALGLEPHEEIVAFLYLGTREGSVKNLPQLDPEDFVSTW; encoded by the coding sequence ATGGCCGATATCCTGCAGTTTTTACAAACCCGCAATTCCGCCCCCAGACTGACCGGGCCCGCGCCGACTGCAGCCGAGCTCGCGGAAATGCTGCGTGCGGCGCTGCGGGCGCCGGACCACGGCTGGTTGCGTCCCTGGCGTTTTATTACCATTCGCGGTGAGCGCCGCGAGGATTTTGGCGAAGTGCTGGAGCGCTGCCTGCTGCGCCGCGACCCCGGCGCGGACACCCCGGCTCGGGAAAAGGCGCGTCAGGCACCGCTGCGCGCGCCACTGCTGATGGTGGTGGTTGCGTCGCTGCGGGAGCATCCCAAAGTGCCTGCGCAGGAACAGCGCCTGTCGGCTGGCTGCGCCGCCCATGGCCTGTTGCTGGCCGCGGAGAGTCTCGGGTACGCGGGAGTGTGGCGCACCGGCAACGCAGCGACCGATCCCTATGTGACAGCGGCCCTGGGACTGGAACCGCATGAAGAGATAGTCGCCTTTTTGTACCTGGGCACCCGCGAGGGTAGCGTCAAGAACCTGCCGCAGCTGGATCCGGAGGACTTCGTCAGCACCTGGTGA